The Chryseobacterium glaciei DNA window ATATAATTAAATTAATGAAAGAAGGTCACAAATTTCCATTAGTAGAAAGGTATATTGAAAAAATAACATTCAATGAAAATGTGGCTATCGTGATGGGTAAAGAAATGCAACAGCCTTCTGAAAATATTAAGAATGTTGACAATTGGCTTCCTCGTAGATTTACGAATGTGTGGATTAAAAAAGGAAAAAACTGGCAGCTTGCAGCAAGACAATCAACAGAAATCAGCGTCAGCAAATAGAACAAAATATTACTACTCCTTTCTCTCTGCGGGTGCGACAGCATACCAGTAGCATAATCATCTTGCTTACTTTGGGTTGGGAATACATATATTTTCTTTGGATAAACACTTTTCCATAGCCTTCATTCTGCCTCGCTTGTATTTTCATCTGGCTAAAAGTAACCCCAAGCATCATAATTTATTCTTCAGTAAAATATAGTGTCAATGGTTGATGAAAATCCGTCAAAGTCCATAACGATATGATCTGCCCATTTGATTTTTTCCCAAGCGTCTAGTAAATCAGGTTCTAATTCGGTTCTCTTTTGGTAGCCAATAAATTTTTCAAGTCTGTGATTATAATTGATTTCACTTCTGCTCCTTGTTTATAGGCTGTCGCAATTTCAAAATTGAAAGAATCCTTATTCGGATGCCCATTAATTATTAATATTTTTTTGTTCATCTGCTTTTTGATTTATTTAAAACACAAAAGTAAAGATGGAATTTTTGTTCTGGCAGGACATTTGTCTTAAAAAAAATCTTTTCTTATCCTTCTCAAATGTCTTTGTGTAACACCTAACTGTTCGGCAACTATTTTCAAGAATTTCACCCAATTCGGATTCTTCAATGCCAAATCATCAATTATATTTTTCGGGAAGATCAACAATTCAACTGAAGTAATTGCCTGGATGTTCTCGGCTGTACCTTGTCCTGTAATAAAAGATGAATAAGCGGTCACTAAATTATTTGGGAAAGTAATACAATACGTAATTTCTTCTCCTTTGTCTGAAATATAATAGGAACGAAAAATACCGGTTAAAACAAAAGCCACTTCTTTGCAAGTTTCGCCTTCACGAATAAAATAATCCGCCTTGTTTAAATCTCTTTTAGTAGATAGTTGAATGAGGTTTCCAATTTCATCGTCTGTTAAAACATTGAAGGATTTAAGGCTATTTTTTTATCATTATTATTTAGCTTTTGACAATGCCATTTTAATTGCAAGTCCAGTTAAAACACTTGCCATAAACCATTTTTGCACTTTTACCCAAGAAGGTTTTTTGGCAAAAAACAGTGCGACTCTTGAGGCTGTTAGTACAATAATAAAGTTGATCGTAAAACTAACTAAAACTTGCACGGCCCCAAGTTGTAAGCTCTGCGTCATAATAGAACCATATTCCGTTTTTATGAATTGTGGAAAAAAGGATAAATAAAATACTGCAACTTTCGGATTGAGCACATTTGTTAAAAATCCAGTGCTGAATAGTTTGCCAGGCTTGTCATAAGGCAAGTTTTTTTTTGTTTCAAAAATATTTTTGCTGTTTGGCTTTATTGCCTGGTAAGCTAAGTACAAAAGATAAATAACGCCTAATGATTTCAATGTTGTATAAGCAAATGGTACTGCAAAAAGCACCGCAGTAAGCCCAAAGGAAACCATAACAATATGAAACATAAAACCAAAAACAACGCCTGCTAGCGAAATTAGACCAGCCTTTCTGCCTTGCATTATAGAACGGGAAATCAAATAAATCATATTCGGTCCCGGACTGATAACAAGTACCAAAGCAGATAGTGCAAAAATCAAAATATCATTTAATGGGATCATATTTTTCTGTTTTTATTTTTGGTATTTTATAATGACTGCAAGGGGTTTCTGCTTTGTGCTGGTGGGGTAATTAGAATTTCTTCGGGTCAAATTTAGTACAAAAGCTGAATTTATCCTGTATCAGTTTAAATGGTTTTTGTTTTCTTGTAAATAGATCATTGCTTCTTTAACTGCTTGTATTGAATTTTTTGGATTAAAACCTAATTCTGTTCTTGCTTTTGTGATGTCGAAATCTTGTTGAAGGCCTGAAAACATCGCAATGTCTTTTGTACTCAACAAAGGTGCTTTGCCACTTATTTTACTACCAATTTCCATAAACCAAGCGATTATAAATAATATTGGTTTGGGAACC harbors:
- a CDS encoding nuclear transport factor 2 family protein, translated to MNFKSFQFILTLSLIFITTSVSFGQSKDEVEIRRLEKLWTTLLDKGDTVSLASIWSKDYVVNNPNGKIVTPSDIIKLMKEGHKFPLVERYIEKITFNENVAIVMGKEMQQPSENIKNVDNWLPRRFTNVWIKKGKNWQLAARQSTEISVSK
- a CDS encoding Crp/Fnr family transcriptional regulator, whose protein sequence is MAFVLTGIFRSYYISDKGEEITYCITFPNNLVTAYSSFITGQGTAENIQAITSVELLIFPKNIIDDLALKNPNWVKFLKIVAEQLGVTQRHLRRIRKDFF
- a CDS encoding LysE family translocator; this encodes MIPLNDILIFALSALVLVISPGPNMIYLISRSIMQGRKAGLISLAGVVFGFMFHIVMVSFGLTAVLFAVPFAYTTLKSLGVIYLLYLAYQAIKPNSKNIFETKKNLPYDKPGKLFSTGFLTNVLNPKVAVFYLSFFPQFIKTEYGSIMTQSLQLGAVQVLVSFTINFIIVLTASRVALFFAKKPSWVKVQKWFMASVLTGLAIKMALSKAK